In a single window of the Micromonospora sp. WMMD1155 genome:
- a CDS encoding TIGR02391 family protein, whose protein sequence is MPPRTLHPSWPPAVIEGVADVLASTGWPGLTNGEINKLLAMLDIADLEAPNKRTRLWAALHNQQLRDRASNCVIRFITEAMALGRHLQDQPRFDALRDGLAAPLSLVGLRVNEQGKVARAAGTATTLNEVAELAGRLRAELRRRGVHTQVVRYCEEELLRQSLFHAVFEATKGVSDRLRQMTGLTADGADLVDQCFGSRSGIPLVQINAYSTDSQASEHRGFANLLKGTFGMFRNPPAHTPRATAGWALTEPDALDLFSLLSLIHRRLDNAQITPRP, encoded by the coding sequence ATGCCGCCGAGGACACTGCACCCGTCGTGGCCGCCCGCTGTCATCGAGGGCGTCGCCGATGTCTTGGCCAGCACCGGTTGGCCGGGCCTAACCAACGGTGAGATCAACAAATTGCTGGCGATGCTCGACATTGCCGACCTTGAAGCGCCCAACAAGCGGACCCGGCTGTGGGCGGCGCTGCACAACCAGCAACTGCGTGATCGCGCCAGCAACTGCGTCATCCGGTTCATCACCGAAGCCATGGCACTCGGCCGACATCTACAGGACCAACCCCGCTTTGATGCGTTGCGTGATGGCCTCGCCGCACCGCTGTCATTGGTCGGGCTGCGCGTCAACGAGCAGGGCAAAGTAGCGCGCGCGGCCGGCACCGCCACAACGCTCAACGAGGTCGCCGAGCTGGCCGGAAGGCTGCGGGCCGAATTGCGCCGACGCGGCGTGCATACGCAGGTCGTGCGCTACTGCGAAGAGGAGTTGCTACGCCAGTCTCTCTTCCACGCCGTGTTCGAGGCAACCAAGGGCGTCAGCGACCGGCTTCGGCAGATGACCGGGCTCACTGCCGACGGCGCCGACTTGGTCGACCAGTGTTTTGGCTCCCGATCGGGGATACCCCTGGTTCAAATCAACGCTTACAGCACTGACTCGCAGGCCAGCGAGCACCGCGGATTCGCCAACCTGCTCAAAGGCACCTTCGGCATGTTCCGCAACCCGCCGGCGCACACCCCCCGGGCCACCGCTGGATGGGCACTGACCGAGCCGGACGCGCTGGACCTGTTCTCACTGCTGTCGCTGATCCATCGGCGCCTCGACAACGCGCAGATCACGCCTCGGCCCTGA
- a CDS encoding ATP-binding protein encodes MPTLRNRRLEQLLGGPIDGTLTYQQVKGLIPAAAESPDLDFKRDTYSSRDKDRKELCGDVGGLANANGGLIVLGMEEDDQGRAKKDVGVDISDSERLRLHQTVVANIQPTPTFDIIAVEDPERAGIGFLVIWVARTATAPHAYMQNNSLLYPKRIGTQRIWLSEALVAEAYRARFAGFADRTDEAARVEAALTASLSQDETFVVVTLVPDMPGAFTIDTAALRAFELSNLNTTHSAFGIGVRHFIRSTVRRRRLVAMTKYEPNKLISRGACELHGNGSGVFASGVDSTPSGFGDVTARLVDDQWLTLGIAAGLQFLARHARDRAAAGGLATVRAAITPNAPTAIADTLGFPADRIGGEIASGAWADTVAEIDDLCADGPGLVAATHRLASELFQAFGAPEVGQVTADGGIRLPYWHQQIRPTVTSWAQAAGVEVLTQPLA; translated from the coding sequence ATGCCAACGCTGCGAAACCGCAGGCTCGAACAGCTCCTCGGTGGACCGATCGATGGAACCCTGACCTATCAACAGGTGAAAGGTCTCATCCCCGCCGCCGCGGAGAGCCCCGACCTGGACTTTAAGCGGGACACGTACAGCAGTCGAGACAAGGACCGGAAGGAGTTGTGCGGTGACGTCGGCGGGCTGGCCAATGCCAACGGCGGGTTGATCGTTCTGGGCATGGAGGAAGACGACCAGGGCCGCGCCAAGAAGGACGTCGGGGTTGACATCAGCGACTCCGAGCGCCTTCGCCTTCACCAGACCGTCGTCGCCAACATTCAGCCGACGCCGACATTCGACATCATCGCGGTTGAGGACCCCGAGCGGGCCGGCATTGGCTTCCTCGTCATCTGGGTCGCCAGGACGGCGACCGCCCCTCATGCGTACATGCAGAACAACTCGCTGCTCTACCCCAAGCGGATCGGGACCCAACGGATTTGGCTGTCCGAAGCGCTGGTGGCAGAGGCATACCGCGCACGTTTCGCCGGGTTCGCGGACCGCACCGACGAAGCCGCCCGGGTTGAAGCCGCACTCACCGCAAGCCTCTCGCAGGACGAGACGTTCGTGGTCGTGACCCTCGTTCCTGACATGCCGGGAGCCTTCACCATCGACACCGCGGCGTTGAGGGCGTTCGAGCTGAGCAACCTCAATACCACCCACAGCGCCTTCGGCATCGGAGTGCGCCACTTCATCCGGTCGACTGTGCGGCGTCGGCGCCTTGTAGCCATGACGAAGTACGAGCCCAACAAGCTGATCTCGCGTGGCGCGTGCGAGCTTCACGGAAACGGCAGCGGCGTCTTCGCCAGCGGGGTGGACAGCACGCCGTCTGGCTTCGGGGACGTGACCGCCCGTCTCGTCGATGACCAGTGGCTCACCCTTGGCATTGCTGCGGGACTGCAGTTCCTGGCTCGTCATGCACGCGATAGGGCTGCTGCCGGCGGCCTCGCCACCGTCCGAGCCGCCATCACGCCGAACGCTCCGACAGCGATTGCCGACACTCTCGGTTTCCCAGCAGACCGGATTGGCGGCGAGATCGCGAGCGGCGCGTGGGCTGACACGGTCGCCGAGATCGACGATCTCTGCGCGGACGGCCCGGGATTGGTCGCGGCAACGCACCGACTCGCCAGCGAGCTGTTCCAGGCGTTTGGTGCCCCCGAGGTAGGGCAGGTGACCGCCGATGGCGGGATCCGCCTTCCTTACTGGCATCAGCAGATCCGTCCAACCGTAACCAGTTGGGCCCAGGCTGCCGGCGTCGAGGTGCTCACGCAGCCGCTCGCCTGA
- a CDS encoding transposase family protein, with the protein MQVITAARSEWIFPFTGLQPAQFRKLVRLVAERGGEGIADGRPGRQWALDLADRVLLVAAYWRTNLTMRQIGPLFGVSHSAAHRVIDTLAPLLALAPVRKRPVEQIAIVDGTLVPTRDHRLAARSKNYRYSTNLQVAIDASTRLVIAVGDPQPGNRNDTIVYRTSGIAETLDGRPVMADGGYRGNPEVIMPYRKPSDGSSLPDWKEALNVEHRTVRAGVEHALARMKNFKILRDYRRAGHTLAEAASGIANLHNIILTG; encoded by the coding sequence GTGCAGGTGATCACGGCAGCTCGCTCGGAGTGGATCTTTCCGTTCACCGGGTTGCAGCCCGCTCAGTTCCGCAAGCTGGTCCGGCTGGTCGCCGAGCGTGGCGGTGAGGGCATCGCCGATGGCCGGCCGGGCCGGCAGTGGGCTCTTGACCTCGCCGATCGGGTGTTGCTCGTCGCCGCGTACTGGCGCACGAACCTGACGATGCGCCAGATCGGTCCGCTGTTCGGGGTGTCGCACTCCGCGGCGCATCGGGTCATCGACACCCTCGCGCCGCTGTTGGCCCTGGCGCCGGTGCGCAAGCGACCGGTCGAGCAGATCGCGATCGTCGACGGGACTCTGGTCCCGACCCGCGATCACCGGCTGGCCGCCCGGAGCAAGAACTACCGGTACTCGACGAACCTGCAGGTCGCCATCGACGCCTCCACCCGCCTGGTCATCGCCGTCGGCGACCCGCAGCCGGGCAACCGCAACGACACGATCGTCTACCGCACCTCGGGCATCGCCGAGACGTTGGACGGGCGGCCGGTGATGGCCGACGGCGGCTACCGGGGCAACCCGGAGGTGATCATGCCGTACCGCAAGCCCTCCGACGGCAGTTCCCTGCCGGACTGGAAGGAAGCCCTCAACGTCGAACACCGCACGGTTCGAGCAGGGGTAGAACACGCCCTGGCCAGGATGAAGAACTTCAAGATCCTGCGCGACTACCGCCGCGCCGGCCACACATTGGCCGAAGCCGCTTCCGGCATCGCCAACCTCCACAACATCATCCTGACCGGCTGA